The Streptomyces racemochromogenes DNA segment TGCTGTGGCGGGCCGGGGTGGTCCCCGCCGCCGTGGTCGCCGCCTTCGGGGCCACGCCCCGCGCCTACCAGGGGCTGCGCGCCGCGCACTGGCCCCCGCTCGCCTTCCTCGGCATCGTCACCCTCCTCGCGCTCGGCGGCCTCGGCCGGGCCAAGGCGGGCCACGCCTGGGTGCTCACCCTCTTCGGCCGTTACCGCGGCACGGTCCGGCGTACCGGCCTGACCTGGATCAGCCCGCTCCTGCTGCGCCAGCGGGTCGACGTCCGGCTGCGCCACTGGCGCAGCGAGCCGATGGCCGCCGTGGACTCCGGCGGCCTCGCCCTCCAGGTGGTGGTGCAGGTCGTCTGGCAGGTGAAGGACACGGCCAGGGCCACCCTCGCCGTCGAGGACCACATCGACTACCTGGCCGAGCAGGTCGAGTCGGCCATGGCCCGGGTGCTGTCCCAGCTGCCGGCCGACGCCTTCCACGAGGACGCCCCGACCCTGCGCGACGCCGAGGCCGTCGGCGACGCGCTGACCCGCATGGTGGCGGCCGAGACGGAGGCGGTGGGGATCGAGGTGTTCTCCGCCCAGCCCACCCGGATCGAGTACGCGCCGGAGGTCGCGGAGGCGATGCGCCGCCGCCGGGTCGCCGCGATCGACGCGAAGCACCGGGACACGGTGCTGACCTCGGTGGTCGACGCCGTGGACGACACGGTCCACCGGCTGACCTCGCGCGGCATCGTGGAGCTGGACGACTACGAACGCAAGGCCCTGGTGAAGGACCTCACCGTCGCCTTCTACACCGGGCGGTCCGACCAGTAGCGGCAGTCGCAGGGGTTGCACGGGAGTTCCACGGAGTTCCAGGCGGAGACGGGTGGCCGGTAATGACCGGACCACCCGTTTTCGCATTGGTATAGACATGGCCAACTCCCGTCAATACTGTGGGACTTGGTCTAGACCTAGTGCCACCGCTCGGAGTCGCAGTCCCCACCGGCCCGCCAGGGCCGATCCCCACGCGCGCGCACGGCCCCCCGCCGGAATCCCCGACCATCCCCCCACACGCCCAAGGAGCACCATGCGTTCCTTCCGCATGCCCTCATGGCCCACGAACCCCACGCGCCCCGGACGCCCCTCGCGCTCCGTGCGCGTCGGCGCGGCCGCGACGGCCGGTCTCGGCCTCCTCGCCGGCGCCGCCCTGTTCGGTGCGCCCAGCGCCAGCGGCCACGGCTACACCGACACCCCCATCAGCCGCCAGAAGCTCTGTGCCAACAGGACGGTCTCCGACTGCGGACCCATCCAGTGGGAACCGCAGAGCGTCGAGGGCTACAAGGGCTTCCCGGCGGCCGGTCCCGCCGACGGGAAGATATGCGCCGGCGGTCACGCCGAGTTCGCCCAGCTCGACGACCCGCGCGGCGGCAACTGGCCCGCGACCCGCGTGAACTCCGGCCAGCCCTTCGACTTCCGCTGGCAGTTCACCGCGAACCACTCCACCACCGACTTCAGGTACTACGTCACCAAGAACGGCTGGGACCCGACCAGGCCCCTCACCCGGGCCTCCCTCGACCCGCAGCCCTTCCTCGTCGTCCCCTACAACGGCGGCCGCCCGGACATGACCACCATCCACCGCGGCTCCATGCCCGCCGGCAAGTCGGGGCGGCACATGATCCTGGCCGTCTGGACCGTCAACGACACCCCGATGGCCTTCTACGCCTGCTCCGACGTTCAATTCTGACGGAACGTCAGCTAACCTCCGGCGGCATGCGGACCACGACAGCACCCGATGCCGCCGAGACCGTCGCGGAACTCGTCGCGCGCCAGTGGGGCGACCACCGGCCGGGACTGATGTACGGGGCCGGCGCGGCCGACAGCGCCGGGCCCACCGTCCTCAGCCGCCACCGGGCCGCCCAGGAGGCCGCCGTACGCGCCGCGCTCCTCGCCGACCTCCTGCCGGCGGGCGCGGAACCGCACGTGGGCGTGCTGCTCGACAACACCCCCGAGTTCCCGGCCTGGCTCGGCGCGGCGGCGCTCGCGGGGGCCGCCGTCGCCGGGATCAACCCCACCCGGCGCGGCCCCGAGCTGGCCCGCGACATCCTGCACACCGACTGCCGGATCCTGGTCACCGAGCCCGCGCACCTCCCCCTCCTGCGCGGCCTCGACCTGCCCGGCGTACGCCTCCTGGTGACCGGCACCGAGGAGTACGCGGCCCTGCTCGCCCCGTACGCCGCCGCGGAGCCCGGCGAGGCCCGGGTACGGCCCGGCGGCCCCCGCCCCGACACCCGGCTGCTCCTCTACTTCACCTCCGGCTCCACCGGCGCCCCCAAGGCGGCCGTCTGCAGCCAGGGCCGCCTCGCCGCCGCCGGGGGATCGCTCGCCCGCCACTTCTCGGTCACCCCGGACGACGTCCACTACGTCTGCATGCCGCTCTTCCACGGCAACGCCGTCATCGCCGACTGGCTGCCCGCCCTCTGGGCCGGCGCCCCGGTCGCGCTGCGCCGCCGCTTCTCGGCCTCCGCGTTCCTGGACGACGTACGGGCCTACGGGGCGACGTACTTCACCTACGTCGGCCGGGCCGTCCAGTACCTGCTGGCCACCGAGCCCCGCCCCGACGACCGCGCACACCGGCTGCGCCTCGGCTTCGGCACCGAGGCGGGGGCGGTGGACGCGGCCCGCTTCGCCGAACGGTTCGGGGTCCGGCTGGTCGAGGGGTACGGGGCCACCGAGGGCGGCGCCTCCGTCCAGCGCGGCCCCGGCACCCCGGAGGGCGCGCTGGGCCGGGCCGCCCCGGGGGACGACCTGGCCGTGGTCGATCCGGAGACGGGCCGCGAGTGCCCGCCGGCCCGGCTGGACGCGCGGGGCCGGCTGCTCAACGGGGAGGAGGCCATCGGCGAGCTCGTCAACCGGGGCCGGAGCGCCTTCGAGGGCTACTGGCGCAATCCCGACGCCGAGGCGGCCCGCACCCGGGGAGGCTGGTACTGGACCGGCGACCTCTTCTTCCGGGATCCCGAGGGCTTCCTCTACTTCGCGGGCCGCACCGACGACCGGCTTCGGGTCGACAGCGAGAACCTGGCCGCCGCCGTGATCGAGAACGTCCTGGCCCGCTGGGAGGCGGCGGCCGCCGTCGCCGTGTACGCGGTCCCGGACGAGGTCGCGGGCGACCAGGTGATGGCCGCCGTGGCCCTGCGGGAGGGCGCGGCCTTCGCCCCTGACGCCTTCAGCGCCTTCCTCGCCGCCCAGCCGGACCTCGGCACGAAGATGGCCCCGCGTTACGTCCGGATCCTCGACGAGCTGCCCGTCACCGCCACGAACAAGGTCCACCGGGTGGCCCTGCGCCGGGCCGGCTTCCTCGGCCCCGGCCCGGTCTGGCACCGGACCGGCGGCGCCTACCGCCCGCTCGACGGGGAGGACCTGGCCGCGCTGCTGGCCGCGTACGAGGCCCGGGGCCGCCGGGAGCTGCTGGACCGCTGACCGGACCGCTGAGGGGCCGCCGGGCGGCGCCCCTGTCATTGGTTTGGAGCACCCCCGGGGAGCAGGTAGTATTTTCTCTGTCAGCAGGCGCCGCTAGCTCAGTTGGTTAGAGCAGCTGACTCTTAATCAGCGGGTCCGGGGTTCGAGTCCCTGGCGGCGCACCTGTCCTTCGGGCGGTTTCCGGTTCACCGGGAACCGCCCGAAGTGTTTTCCGGGCCGCCCGCCCCGTCC contains these protein-coding regions:
- a CDS encoding lytic polysaccharide monooxygenase auxiliary activity family 9 protein — its product is MRSFRMPSWPTNPTRPGRPSRSVRVGAAATAGLGLLAGAALFGAPSASGHGYTDTPISRQKLCANRTVSDCGPIQWEPQSVEGYKGFPAAGPADGKICAGGHAEFAQLDDPRGGNWPATRVNSGQPFDFRWQFTANHSTTDFRYYVTKNGWDPTRPLTRASLDPQPFLVVPYNGGRPDMTTIHRGSMPAGKSGRHMILAVWTVNDTPMAFYACSDVQF
- a CDS encoding AMP-binding protein — protein: MRTTTAPDAAETVAELVARQWGDHRPGLMYGAGAADSAGPTVLSRHRAAQEAAVRAALLADLLPAGAEPHVGVLLDNTPEFPAWLGAAALAGAAVAGINPTRRGPELARDILHTDCRILVTEPAHLPLLRGLDLPGVRLLVTGTEEYAALLAPYAAAEPGEARVRPGGPRPDTRLLLYFTSGSTGAPKAAVCSQGRLAAAGGSLARHFSVTPDDVHYVCMPLFHGNAVIADWLPALWAGAPVALRRRFSASAFLDDVRAYGATYFTYVGRAVQYLLATEPRPDDRAHRLRLGFGTEAGAVDAARFAERFGVRLVEGYGATEGGASVQRGPGTPEGALGRAAPGDDLAVVDPETGRECPPARLDARGRLLNGEEAIGELVNRGRSAFEGYWRNPDAEAARTRGGWYWTGDLFFRDPEGFLYFAGRTDDRLRVDSENLAAAVIENVLARWEAAAAVAVYAVPDEVAGDQVMAAVALREGAAFAPDAFSAFLAAQPDLGTKMAPRYVRILDELPVTATNKVHRVALRRAGFLGPGPVWHRTGGAYRPLDGEDLAALLAAYEARGRRELLDR